A single Brachybacterium sillae DNA region contains:
- a CDS encoding FKBP-type peptidyl-prolyl cis-trans isomerase — protein MDRTKPEIDFPGTEPPTELVISDEIVGDGDEARAGDVVDVHYVGVSHSTGEEFDASWNRGEPLSFQLGVGQVIRGWDEGVQGMKVGGRRRLEIPPHLGYGDQGAPPVIAPGETLIFVCDLVAVHRR, from the coding sequence ATGGATCGCACCAAGCCCGAGATCGATTTCCCCGGCACCGAGCCGCCCACCGAGCTCGTCATCAGCGACGAGATCGTCGGCGACGGGGACGAGGCCCGCGCCGGTGACGTGGTGGATGTCCACTACGTCGGCGTCTCCCACTCCACCGGTGAGGAGTTCGACGCCTCCTGGAACCGCGGCGAGCCGCTGAGCTTCCAGCTGGGGGTCGGCCAGGTCATCCGCGGCTGGGACGAAGGCGTGCAGGGGATGAAGGTCGGCGGTCGTCGCCGCCTGGAGATCCCACCGCACCTCGGCTACGGCGACCAGGGCGCCCCGCCCGTCATCGCCCCGGGGGAGACCCTGATCTTCGTGTGCGACCTCGTCGCGGTGCATCGACGCTGA